DNA from Paenibacillus phoenicis:
GGATGCTTTGGCAGCCCGGGCATGGTGACGATTTTACCGGTATGAACGACAACAAAGCCGGCACCTGCGGATAAGGTAACGTCCTTGACTTGTACGGTAAATCCTTCAGGGGCGCCTAACAGATTCGCCTGATCGGAGAACGAATACGGCGTCTTCGCCATGCAGACCGGCAGCCGGCCGAAGCCCTGCCGCTCCAGCTCCTCGATTTGGGCGGCCGCTTTGGCGCTTAGCTTGATGCCCTCGCCGCGGTAAATTTCCCTAACCACCGTCTCGATTTTGGCCTTGAGGTCCAGATCATCGGGATAAAGCGGAGTATATTGCGCGGTCTCCTGCTCCAACATGCCCAGCAGAGCCAACGCCATCTCCCTGCCGCCTTCACTGCCTTTCGCCCAAACGTCCGACAGCTCTGCCTTAACGCCCAACCGGGCGCATTCCTCTTTCACAAGCGCAATCTCATCTTCCGTATCACTGGTAAAATGATTAATCGCGACCATCACCGGCACCCCAAATTTGCGAAGGTTCTCCAGATGCCGCTTCATGTTGGGCAATCCGGCTCGCAGCGCTTCCATATTGGGCTGGTCCAGCTCGGTCTTAGACGCTCCGCCGTTGTATTTCAACGCCTTCACCGTGACGACCAATACAGCTGCATCCGGCTTCAAACCTGCCTGCCGGCATTTGATGTCGAAGAACTTCTCCGCGCCCAAGTCAGCTCCAAAGCCCGCTTCTGTCACAACGATATCCGCCAGCTTCAAAGCGGTCTTCGTACCGATTACGCTGCTGCAACCGTGGGCGATATTGGCAAACGGTCCGCCGTGCACGATTGCCGGCGTTCCCTCCGCCGTCTGCACCAGATTGGGCTTGATCGCATCCTTCAGCAGGACGGTCATCGCATCCACGGCGCCAATCTGCGCTGCGGTGATCGGCTCGCCTGCCATGTTCCGGGCCACGACCATCCGGCTCAAGCGGTCCTTGAGATCCTGCGCATCCTCACTGAGGCATAACACCGCCATGACCTCGGAGGCCGTTGTGATCATAAATCCGGATTCGTGCACGCTCCCGTTTCCTTCGCCTAGTCCTACGACGATTTGCCGCAGGCTGCGGTCATTCATGTCCATGGCCCGTTTCCACAAGATCCGGTCCGTGTCGATCTGCAGGGCATTCCCTTGAAAAATATGATTATCCAACATCGCCGCCAGCAAATTATGCGCGGATGTAATGGCATGCAGGTCTCCGGTAAAATGCAGGTTGATATCCTCTGAAGGGAGCAGCTGCGCTTTATTGCTGCCGGTTGCACCGCCTTTCATGCCAAAGCAAGGTCCAAGCGACGGCTCCCGCAGCGCCGCAATGGTTGTCCGCCCGATGGCATTCAGCGATTGGGCTAGTCCAATCGTCGTTAACGTTTTTCCTTCTCCAGCCGGCGTCGGATTCATCGCGGTCACCAGCACTAATTTTCCATCCGGCCGGTTGCGAAACTCTTCTCGGATGCTAGCATCTATTTTCCCCTTATACCGTCCATACAATTCGATATGTTGTTCGGCAATTCCACACGATGCGGCTACTTCCAATATCGGCTTCATTCCACTCCGCTACCTCCATCTATCTCGTTCTTTTTTTATCCCGAAAATCTTATAGAAAGAATTCATCCTTATTGTACATGAAATAGATGGAAATATGCGTGATGGATTTCGTCCTGAATCCCGATTGCAGCACTACTTCGGAAAAACATCAAGGGCCTTCGGCGTAAGCTGCAGGCCCCTGTTCGATTTATAAGATCCATTGTACCCACAAAGGCAAGAGGACCAGTGTTAAGATCAGCGTAGGCGGGATGACGATCATCGTCACTTTCAAGTAATCATCCCATGTAATTTTGACGTGATGTTTTCTAAGAAGATGGAACCAGATCAACGAAGCTAACGTCCCGATCGGCAATAACAATGCACCGATATCACTGCCAATGACACTAGCCAGATAAGAGATCTTTAGCGTCAGAGGGTCCAGCTGCATTTCGGTGAGCGTCATCGTTCCGATCATTAAAGCAGGGTGATTATTGAAAAATATGGAGAGTAACGTCATAACTCCTCCCATGAGCAAGCTGGCGTTCAGCATGCCGTCGTGGATCAGAGGATTTACAAGCGAAATGAGAAAATTCGTTAATCCGATGTTGTGTAACCCAAAAATGATAACATACATGCTGAAAGCGAAAACCAAAATATGCCACGGAACCTTGCGAAGCATATCTGATGGCGGAATCTTCAAACGGTACCATCTCCACCCTAGCAATACACAAGAGGCAAGTACAGCAGCCAGCTCTACGGGAATCCCGTAGTAAGAGGCAACAAATAAACTGATGCGTACGATGAGCACGAATAGCAATATTTTTTGCATAAATTTCGTATCTTGTTTCAAGGGCTCGCGATACGGCGCAGCCTGCTCCAACCCATCATCGGATTCAAGGCTTAATCGCGGTGCTTTTAACGGATGTGCCCTCAATCTGGGCGGCAGCTCTTTCGGCAATTGACGATAGAATACGAGAAATAGTAAACCTACCAGCACAATCAACCCTAAAATTGCAGGGACAAACATCATCATCGTGTGCGTATATAAGTTCATCCCAACCATATTAAGTGCAATCAAGTTCACGATGTTGCTGACTCCGATCGGGGCGCTGGAGGCTGTTGCCACTAAAGCTCCGGATAAGAGATAAGGGATCTTCTGATGGTTTTTCAACTTAAATTCTCTTAGCAATAGCAGTAATATCGGTGTCGTAATGAGAATGCTGCCATCATTATTAAAGAACAGCGTCATTAAAAAACACATCAGGTTCACGTACCAAAACAAGCGGATCCCGGAGCCCCTGGATCGGTAAGCAAGTCCCTCGGCTGCCCAATGAAAAAAACCGAAGCTTTCCAAGACAAGCGCCATAATAATCGTCGCCATAATCGTGATCGCCGCTCCGCTCACGGTCTCTCCGATATGAAGCAGATCGGAAAAGTTCACTGTCCCGCTGAGTAAGACGATGACAGCCCCGATCGTGGAGGGGAAAGCTTCATTGAGTCCCCTTGGGCGCCACAAGATTAGGATGGTGGTTAGAACAAATGCGAGAATCGTTAAGCTTGCAGCTGTAAGCTCTATCAAGTGACCACCTCCATTCTCCAATTGTTTCTGCTCTAGCCGGCCGATTATTTACCGCTGACACGACCAAGGTATTCGTACTCAGCCTGCTGAACTTCAACAACAGGAGCATGGGCAATCGTTTCTTCCTTGACCGAAGGTTTTAACAACGTATAGAGTCCCAACCCCGAAAGTACAATCAATACAAGGACAACCATTTTCTACTCCCCCCTTAAGGCAAATGGACAGACTTAATATGCTGAATATTCCATATCACCGATTCCCCGTCAGCTAAAACAAGGTAAAGCAAACCTCGATCAACGGATTGAACGATCCCGAATTTATCCGGCGCTTCCCCATGATCGAGAACCGCCAAACTCCCTTCCATCTTTTTAAGTTGCTGCTCAAACGTTCGGGCCAATGTCAGACCGGTGGGCTTGACGCCCAGTCTTTCATTTTCTAAAGAAAAGGGAGGTTTGTTGGCCGGATAAGGCATAATTAACTTCACGTGGTCCAATGGGACATACACGGTATGAAAAACCGTAGAATAGAATACAAGGTAATCGTTCATGACGCTGGTCAGATAACCGCTAAGCGTATGAACGCCCGTCATATAAACTTCCATAAAGACGCCTCGGGCGTTAAACAACGTTTTCCGGAAGGAAATCGACTCTCCCGCTGCCCATTCCAGCGGGTTCTCATACAAGGTTCCCTCATGTTCTTTCTCAGGAAATGGAATAACCCGGAAGTGATGAATGTGCTTCGTTGGAATGTAGTAATAGCGCTCCTGTCTGAAGATGACGACAATATCATCCCCTGCATCAACTAAGAACCCTGTGTCTAATTGGGGTCTGCCGCTAATGGTGAGTTCGATATGTTGTCCGATATAAGAAGTTAGCATAGGCATCGTATACCTCCTTTATCATGAGCATCGTTGGTGAGGGTGATAGGAAAGACATTTGTCGGCTCGGCTTAACTAGGATAAATAGCGGGTATTTTCCCTAAATCTTAAAGAGGGCGGCGCCCCAGGCACCGCCTCAACGACTGCAGGCTTTCGTTCCATTCTTAAAGAAAGGGATCCCATTTTTTCTTAGAGGATACCTTGGAGGATCCTCCTTGCCGTTTTTTGCTCGACTTTTTCACATTGCTGCTCGTCTTTCTGGTCCCCCACCGGTAGCCGCCAGTAGCTCCACCCATACGTCCCCAAGTGGATGAGCCGCCAGTTCTACCGCGGGTTCTGCCGCCAGTAGCTGCTCCACCCGTTCTACCTTGCGTGCGGGTTCTGCCACCGGTTGCAGAATCTCCTCCTCTGCCATGCGTATGGTTTCCACCATGAGAATGGTCTCCATGTGTGTGGTTTCCGCCATGATTATGGTCTCCATGCGTGTGATCTCTGCCTTGGGTGCGGTCTCTTCCCTGGGTTCTTCCCTGGGTGCGGTTTCTGCCGCCCGTCCCCGCACCGCCGGTTCTGCCGCGACCTCCACCGCCACTTGTTCTGCCGCCTGTAGCTCCAGAGACGGTGGCGCTTTTACTGCCTGAGGTTTTACCGTCGGTTCTGCCGCTTGTTCTGCCGCCGGTTCTCCCTCCCGTTCTGTTGTTGTTGGATCTGCCATTGTTGTTTCGGTTATTTCCGTTTCTATTGTTGTTATTATTGTTGCTGCTGGAGCGGCTGCGCACGGTCACACTTTTGATATGATAGCTTTGAATCTGCACGAGTTCATTATTGACAATGAGAGTCAAACTATCGTTGCCATAATCCGAGATGATCCCTTCGATCTTCTCAGGGCCTCCGCGGTTAATTTGCACTTTTTGGTGTTTCAGGGCACGAAGAACGCCATCGAAATTGTACGAACGAATAATGGATTGGCCTGTTCTCCCCATCGTTCCTTTGGTTTTCCCTTTTGTGCCCAAGTTTTGACTAAAGCTCTTCACATGAGCGTTTTTGATATAGACAGTGCCGTCTTTGGCCAGAATGACAAGGTAATCCGATCCGTAACCTACCAAAGTTCCTTCAACCGAATCCGGGCCACCCCGATTGATTCGGACGGTGCT
Protein-coding regions in this window:
- a CDS encoding formate--tetrahydrofolate ligase, whose product is MKPILEVAASCGIAEQHIELYGRYKGKIDASIREEFRNRPDGKLVLVTAMNPTPAGEGKTLTTIGLAQSLNAIGRTTIAALREPSLGPCFGMKGGATGSNKAQLLPSEDINLHFTGDLHAITSAHNLLAAMLDNHIFQGNALQIDTDRILWKRAMDMNDRSLRQIVVGLGEGNGSVHESGFMITTASEVMAVLCLSEDAQDLKDRLSRMVVARNMAGEPITAAQIGAVDAMTVLLKDAIKPNLVQTAEGTPAIVHGGPFANIAHGCSSVIGTKTALKLADIVVTEAGFGADLGAEKFFDIKCRQAGLKPDAAVLVVTVKALKYNGGASKTELDQPNMEALRAGLPNMKRHLENLRKFGVPVMVAINHFTSDTEDEIALVKEECARLGVKAELSDVWAKGSEGGREMALALLGMLEQETAQYTPLYPDDLDLKAKIETVVREIYRGEGIKLSAKAAAQIEELERQGFGRLPVCMAKTPYSFSDQANLLGAPEGFTVQVKDVTLSAGAGFVVVHTGKIVTMPGLPKHPAAERIHLGERGQVAGLL
- a CDS encoding arsenic transporter, which encodes MIELTAASLTILAFVLTTILILWRPRGLNEAFPSTIGAVIVLLSGTVNFSDLLHIGETVSGAAITIMATIIMALVLESFGFFHWAAEGLAYRSRGSGIRLFWYVNLMCFLMTLFFNNDGSILITTPILLLLLREFKLKNHQKIPYLLSGALVATASSAPIGVSNIVNLIALNMVGMNLYTHTMMMFVPAILGLIVLVGLLFLVFYRQLPKELPPRLRAHPLKAPRLSLESDDGLEQAAPYREPLKQDTKFMQKILLFVLIVRISLFVASYYGIPVELAAVLASCVLLGWRWYRLKIPPSDMLRKVPWHILVFAFSMYVIIFGLHNIGLTNFLISLVNPLIHDGMLNASLLMGGVMTLLSIFFNNHPALMIGTMTLTEMQLDPLTLKISYLASVIGSDIGALLLPIGTLASLIWFHLLRKHHVKITWDDYLKVTMIVIPPTLILTLVLLPLWVQWIL
- a CDS encoding DUF2642 domain-containing protein; amino-acid sequence: MPMLTSYIGQHIELTISGRPQLDTGFLVDAGDDIVVIFRQERYYYIPTKHIHHFRVIPFPEKEHEGTLYENPLEWAAGESISFRKTLFNARGVFMEVYMTGVHTLSGYLTSVMNDYLVFYSTVFHTVYVPLDHVKLIMPYPANKPPFSLENERLGVKPTGLTLARTFEQQLKKMEGSLAVLDHGEAPDKFGIVQSVDRGLLYLVLADGESVIWNIQHIKSVHLP